The following coding sequences lie in one Pseudoxanthomonas sp. SE1 genomic window:
- the nudE gene encoding ADP compounds hydrolase NudE produces the protein MSRLPTIHGITQRADGPDRHVEELDLEFSNGERRRYHRLRAQGHGAVVVVPMQDEDTVLLVREYAAGMHRYELGLVKGRIDAGETPEQAADRELKEEAGFGARRIDVLRALTLAPTYMSHQSWLVVARDLYPERLPGDEPEELEVVPWKLQDLDQLMLREDFSEGRSLAALFIAREWLKERT, from the coding sequence ATGAGCCGACTTCCCACCATCCACGGCATCACCCAGCGTGCAGACGGGCCGGACCGGCATGTCGAGGAACTGGATCTGGAGTTCAGCAACGGCGAACGCCGTCGTTACCACCGGCTCCGTGCGCAGGGTCATGGCGCGGTGGTCGTGGTGCCGATGCAGGACGAGGACACCGTGCTCCTGGTGCGCGAATACGCCGCCGGCATGCACCGTTACGAACTGGGCCTGGTAAAGGGCCGGATCGACGCGGGCGAAACGCCGGAGCAGGCGGCCGACCGTGAACTGAAGGAAGAAGCCGGCTTCGGTGCGCGCCGTATCGACGTGCTGCGCGCCCTGACCCTGGCACCTACTTACATGAGTCACCAGTCCTGGCTGGTGGTGGCAAGAGATCTGTACCCCGAGCGCCTGCCGGGGGATGAACCCGAGGAGTTGGAAGTAGTGCCCTGGAAGTTGCAAGACCTCGACCAGTTGATGCTGCGCGAGGATTTTTCGGAAGGTCGTTCGCTGGCGGCTCTGTTCATCGCCCGCGAATGGTTGAAAGAGCGGACATGA
- the bioA gene encoding adenosylmethionine--8-amino-7-oxononanoate transaminase, which translates to MLTEADDWRARDLSVVWHPCTQMREHPHTLPLVPIARGDGAWLIGHDGRHYLDAVSSWWTNLFGHAEPRIGAAIATQAMALEQVMLAGFTHAPAVELAERLLAVAPRQQGRTPLSKVFYADNGSAGVEVALKMAFHWFHNRGEHRRTKFIALENGYHGETLGALAVGDIPLYRRVYAPLLTEALFAPSPDAYLARPGESPADCATRAADALAALLDQHAGEVCAVIVEPRVQCAGGMRMHHPDYLVRVRELCDASGAFLIADEIAVGFGRTGTLFASEQSGVMPDLLCLSKGLTGGFLPLAAVLATETIYDGFLDDARERAFLHSHSYTGNPLACAAALASLDIFRADDVLARNRATARAMATLAEPLARHRHVADLRQAGMMLAFELTQDGDKATPFPSSARIGLKAYRAALARGVVLRPLGDVLYWMPPYCVDEEQLQMLADVTRAAIDEATA; encoded by the coding sequence ATGCTAACAGAGGCGGACGACTGGCGTGCCCGCGATCTGTCGGTGGTGTGGCATCCCTGTACCCAGATGCGTGAGCACCCGCACACCTTGCCGCTGGTACCCATCGCGCGCGGTGATGGTGCATGGCTCATCGGACACGATGGCAGGCATTACCTGGACGCGGTCAGCAGTTGGTGGACCAACCTGTTCGGCCACGCGGAACCGCGCATCGGCGCCGCCATCGCCACCCAGGCCATGGCCCTGGAACAGGTGATGCTGGCCGGCTTCACCCATGCACCGGCCGTGGAACTGGCCGAACGCCTGCTTGCGGTCGCACCACGCCAACAGGGACGCACGCCGCTATCGAAGGTGTTCTACGCCGACAACGGCTCTGCCGGCGTTGAAGTGGCGTTGAAGATGGCGTTCCACTGGTTCCACAACCGGGGCGAACACCGCCGTACCAAGTTCATCGCGCTGGAGAATGGCTACCACGGCGAGACGCTGGGAGCGTTGGCGGTGGGCGATATCCCGCTGTACCGGCGCGTCTATGCGCCCCTGCTGACCGAAGCGCTGTTCGCCCCCTCGCCCGATGCCTACCTCGCGCGGCCCGGCGAATCGCCGGCCGACTGCGCAACGCGCGCTGCGGACGCACTGGCGGCCCTGCTGGACCAGCACGCGGGCGAAGTCTGCGCGGTGATCGTGGAGCCGCGCGTGCAGTGCGCAGGCGGCATGCGGATGCACCATCCGGACTACCTGGTGCGCGTGCGCGAACTCTGCGACGCCAGCGGCGCGTTCCTGATCGCCGACGAGATCGCGGTGGGTTTCGGTCGCACCGGCACGCTGTTCGCCAGCGAGCAGAGCGGCGTGATGCCCGACCTGCTGTGCCTGTCGAAGGGGTTGACGGGTGGCTTCCTCCCGCTGGCCGCCGTCCTGGCGACGGAGACGATCTACGACGGTTTCCTCGATGACGCGCGCGAACGCGCCTTCCTGCATTCGCACAGCTACACCGGCAACCCGCTGGCATGCGCGGCGGCATTGGCCTCGCTGGACATCTTCCGTGCCGACGACGTGCTGGCGCGCAATCGCGCTACGGCCCGCGCAATGGCGACGCTGGCCGAGCCGCTGGCCAGGCACCGCCACGTGGCGGACCTGCGCCAGGCCGGCATGATGCTGGCCTTCGAACTGACCCAGGACGGCGACAAGGCCACGCCCTTCCCGTCCAGCGCCCGCATCGGCCTGAAGGCGTACCGCGCGGCTTTGGCCCGCGGCGTGGTGCTGCGCCCGCTCGGCGACGTGCTGTACTGGATGCCGCCGTACTGCGTGGATGAGGAACAGCTGCAGATGTTGGCCGATGTCACCCGCGCGGCGATCGACGAGGCGACGGCATGA
- a CDS encoding 16S rRNA (uracil(1498)-N(3))-methyltransferase — MRLTRCFVDLPLHEGARLALPEASANHLTRVLRLREGDACVLFNGDGHDYDARLASVGKREVVAEIVSMRAVDNESPLHITLLQGIARGEKMDLILQKATELGVAAIIPVTAERTEVKLDAERAEKRVAHWRNVVASACEQSARARLPSLSPPAALAEAVRAVDGDAMRLTLDPAGDVSLTTVQVASAAVVVAIGPEGGWSPRDRDTLSAAGFIGLRLGPRILRTETAGLAAIAALQSRFGDL, encoded by the coding sequence ATGCGCCTGACCCGTTGCTTCGTCGACCTGCCGCTGCACGAAGGCGCGCGGCTCGCGCTGCCCGAAGCCAGCGCCAACCACCTGACACGCGTGCTGCGCCTGCGCGAGGGCGATGCCTGCGTGCTGTTCAACGGCGACGGCCACGACTACGACGCCCGCCTCGCCTCCGTCGGCAAGCGCGAGGTGGTGGCCGAGATCGTATCGATGCGCGCGGTGGACAACGAATCGCCGCTGCACATCACCCTGCTGCAGGGCATCGCACGGGGCGAGAAGATGGACCTGATCCTGCAGAAAGCAACCGAGCTCGGCGTAGCCGCGATCATCCCCGTGACGGCCGAACGCACCGAAGTGAAGCTGGACGCCGAGCGTGCCGAGAAACGCGTGGCGCACTGGCGCAATGTCGTCGCGTCCGCGTGCGAACAGAGCGCACGTGCCCGCCTGCCGTCGTTGTCGCCACCGGCCGCACTGGCCGAGGCGGTACGTGCGGTCGACGGCGACGCGATGCGGCTGACGCTGGATCCTGCCGGCGACGTGTCTCTGACCACCGTGCAGGTGGCCTCGGCTGCGGTGGTGGTGGCGATCGGACCGGAAGGCGGTTGGTCGCCACGCGATCGCGACACGCTGTCCGCAGCGGGTTTCATCGGGCTGCGCCTCGGCCCCCGCATCCTGCGTACCGAAACCGCGGGACTGGCCGCCATCGCCGCGCTGCAATCGCGTTTCGGCGATCTGTAG
- a CDS encoding chemotaxis protein CheW, whose amino-acid sequence MAHSNDEIRGVLIQAGEYRLLLPNATVAEVLTRAPVEPIADMPDWLPGRIDWHGWSVPLVAFGRLSGNPNEPVALNSKIVVLKALSGDKDRPYFALLTPSFPRLVSVPRDGLLADATEEDLPVGVKVRVLLGDEAAVLPDLEVVESMLGDALANAA is encoded by the coding sequence ATGGCCCATTCCAACGACGAAATCCGTGGCGTCCTGATCCAGGCCGGCGAGTACCGCCTGTTGCTGCCCAACGCCACCGTGGCCGAAGTGCTCACGCGTGCGCCGGTGGAGCCGATCGCGGACATGCCCGACTGGCTGCCGGGCCGGATCGACTGGCATGGCTGGTCGGTGCCGCTGGTCGCGTTCGGCCGCCTGAGCGGCAATCCGAACGAGCCGGTGGCCCTCAACAGCAAGATCGTGGTGCTGAAGGCGCTGAGTGGCGACAAGGATCGCCCGTACTTCGCGCTGCTGACACCCTCGTTCCCGCGCCTGGTGTCGGTGCCGCGCGATGGCCTGCTGGCCGACGCGACCGAAGAAGACCTGCCGGTCGGGGTGAAGGTGCGCGTGTTGCTCGGCGACGAAGCCGCCGTGCTGCCCGACCTGGAAGTCGTCGAATCGATGCTCGGTGACGCGCTGGCCAACGCGGCCTGA
- a CDS encoding chemotaxis protein CheB: protein MSEAKRVALLARPGEARERLRVALHEAGADIVLEDDPNALDAEALGGSAPQVVLVALEPAIEECLERFDSVLHDPSVAVIFDEAELAARRQGWEAQRWARHLAAKLHGHQDVLPPGREEDVGLQLEPGLPVTPAQLHEGAEISLHLEEAADMAFELPRDDFAYTGGLATRPAAEPVIDADDWLRHATVDAEPIAAPSLPPPLPEAPVVAPPPVPAPTFDLSSLELEPLESGGAAGAVRVQGAVLVFAGIGGPDAVRKLLAELPDGFPKPVLVHLRLDGGRYDNLVRQMERVAHMPVLLAEAGKPAEAGHIYILPGDVVPFVDAGAVSFRPGAVIHTMIPQLPPADSAVLLLSGSDSALVDPVAALGEQGALVLGQSQDGCYDPVAPKALASRGAELGAPVQLAQRLTDRWF, encoded by the coding sequence GTGAGTGAAGCCAAACGCGTTGCCTTGCTGGCACGGCCGGGCGAAGCGCGCGAGCGCCTGCGTGTGGCGCTGCATGAAGCCGGCGCCGACATCGTGCTGGAAGACGATCCCAATGCGCTCGATGCGGAAGCCCTCGGCGGCAGTGCGCCGCAGGTGGTGCTGGTGGCGCTGGAGCCGGCCATCGAGGAGTGCCTGGAGCGCTTCGACAGCGTGCTGCATGACCCCTCGGTGGCCGTGATCTTCGACGAAGCCGAACTGGCTGCGCGGCGCCAGGGCTGGGAAGCCCAGCGCTGGGCGCGGCACCTGGCGGCGAAACTGCACGGCCACCAGGACGTGTTGCCGCCCGGTCGCGAAGAAGACGTCGGCCTGCAGCTCGAGCCCGGCCTGCCGGTGACGCCCGCGCAACTGCACGAGGGCGCGGAGATTTCGCTGCATCTGGAAGAAGCGGCCGACATGGCGTTCGAACTTCCGCGTGACGATTTCGCCTACACCGGTGGCCTGGCGACGCGCCCGGCCGCGGAGCCGGTCATCGACGCGGACGACTGGCTGCGTCATGCCACGGTCGACGCGGAGCCCATCGCTGCGCCCTCCCTGCCGCCGCCGCTCCCGGAAGCGCCCGTCGTGGCGCCACCGCCCGTGCCTGCTCCGACCTTCGACCTGTCCAGCCTGGAACTGGAGCCGCTGGAATCCGGCGGCGCTGCGGGCGCCGTGCGGGTGCAGGGCGCGGTACTGGTGTTCGCCGGCATCGGAGGGCCCGATGCCGTGCGCAAGTTGCTCGCCGAGCTGCCGGACGGATTCCCCAAGCCGGTGCTGGTGCATCTGCGCCTGGACGGCGGCCGTTACGACAACCTGGTCCGGCAGATGGAGCGCGTGGCGCACATGCCCGTGTTGCTGGCCGAAGCCGGGAAGCCCGCCGAAGCGGGCCATATCTACATACTGCCCGGTGACGTGGTGCCCTTCGTGGATGCGGGCGCGGTGAGCTTCCGCCCGGGCGCCGTGATCCACACGATGATCCCGCAGCTGCCGCCGGCCGACAGCGCGGTGCTGCTGCTCAGCGGCAGCGACAGCGCACTGGTGGACCCGGTCGCCGCGCTGGGCGAGCAGGGTGCACTCGTGTTGGGCCAGTCGCAGGATGGCTGCTACGACCCGGTGGCACCGAAAGCGCTGGCGTCACGCGGTGCCGAACTTGGCGCGCCCGTGCAGCTGGCACAGCGCCTGACCGACCGCTGGTTCTGA
- a CDS encoding Hpt domain-containing protein has product MSALREAMSHAVLGWVKPELDETLRLVRQEIEAFVETPADSSRMRFCAGYLHQVQGTLRMVELYAPAMVAEELELLAKALQEGGVADRDEACSTLMRGAVLLPDYLERLQDGHRDIPIVLLPLLNEIRASRGASGLNESMLFPPGARDDVTPSEAEIDHARSSLSGRNRELLDTVGNAVKEELLRVKDALDLHLRTGSEARELESQVAELGNVADTLGMMGLGVARDVVMQQRDTLREVVAGARPADEGTLLDVAGALLYVDASLDDQVAHLGSAGDAAPDPSTAESQRTVEVLAQEAIINFAGARERFVAFIETNWDHGELTDVPRLLDEVAGALRMLELAQAGDYVIGVRRYVSGELIGKKRVPGGQQLDTLADAMASLEYYLEALRERRPNREDILEITRGSLEALRYWPLPPEAPAVEEAASPAAVAPVAAPIAEVPVVDAPAAGGVPVPVEETPAPVSFAGLSLEPIDTAPAVSSPGSANPFDPVGFEEADGDAEAASPVSVPEEAIAPVVEAGDAPVAGDRIETAADVSEAASDIAGIDADTDALPDLRHEIAAAAAALPAAGVMGGFDGDATDIDDEIRDVFLEEFDEEIVNLRQLLPAWRSNPEDFDRLRPIRRVFHTLKGSGRLVGAKTLGEFSWKVENMLNRVLDRTRAPSHAVEVLLEQACDALPQLNAALRGQGSVTADLAGLQDVADRLAAGEEAYYSAQPTVLDEEADFIEPTLAQTAAPVVEDVPAVFEPETEGTPASVDAVLREILETEVDNHLDTVDTWLQKAQVEATPVTEELLRAVHTMNGALAMADVPEITDVTSSAEQYVKRLLSAVETPTPEGVAALADTAQAIRRSIAALQAPSPRIPVFAALAGQLAALRDSLPDLRHGAQIVDDAHQGTYVGQMPTIAPPVAPSDIELSALDLSAYLDDAANGAGDPAATRTTDDVTPEVPAVEAADAASGAAMPAEESTTVDLGQPASQGVTFYDIDYRILPRARQSEVGHATPPAEVGEDVHAGVADGAMIDMESSSVADASTEASMEAQEEDAFAAPIDDALVVDADLPAFLVETDAVAADTTPVLDDANEDVADAESAAREDDIPDANEPADVPAADVLEAGEPDPAEVPGDVAATVDASDEVPSDVDAADAPAATLDHEVVVDDAALSVVEERDAAEQRAEAPAVEGISLEEAATEAPADGATGFDAVVEEPSVDDAVAVEYMPVEDVVEPVEAAEDAEALEAAVQAPSDVVASVEAEESAVTSAPADMPEPEEALDLTGLDLDLVEIFIEEGNDLLDHSDDLIAKLRDTPEDRALVIGLQRDLHTLKGGARMAGIHAVGDLGHAIESMLESIAGQRTELDRRAIQLLERGFDALHAQLARVTARRAVAIPDGMIAEFNARARGIELPDAPTAADASTVPVELAPLSAPIETDVAAPVEEEFFPMGQQEQVRVRADLLDRLVNNAGEVAIYRARLEQQLGAFRGAMAELDRTNIRMHDQLRRLDLETEAQIVARYQREHDKQDPTFDPLELDRFSTLQQLSRALAESAADISGLQGVLDDLARQYDGLLQQQSRVSSELQDGLMRARMLPFEGIVPRLRRVLRQAATETHKQVSLQFSGTHGEMDRNVLDRMTAPLEHLLRNSVAHGLESPKERRKAGKPEEGTVHVALRREGSEMVLEVSDDGAGLNRDAIRKRAEQRGLLQPGAVLPDSALDRLILEPGFSTYDQVSQLAGRGVGMDVVYNEVRQLGGSLEINSVPGKGATFTLRLPQTLAVSQAVFVQIGETQFAVPVAAVSGIGRISHARFSAGAGSYHYAGEDYPLYNLGHLVGQGPAKAEGQPQVPLLLVRAGDLRAAVAVDQVLGNREIVVKPVGPQIASIPGIYGATITGDGSVVVILDAAPLVRRHLAQPQQPTQQVAAVEQRRVPLVMVVDDSLTMRKVTSRVLERHNFEVSAARDGVEALEKLEERVPDLMLLDIEMPRMDGYELATAMKADPRFKDVPIVMITSRTGDKHRQRAFDIGVQRYLGKPYQELDLMRNVYDLLGIARVRE; this is encoded by the coding sequence ATGAGTGCGCTGCGCGAAGCCATGAGCCACGCCGTGCTCGGCTGGGTCAAGCCCGAGCTGGACGAGACCCTGCGCCTGGTGCGGCAGGAAATCGAAGCCTTTGTCGAAACGCCCGCCGATAGCAGCCGCATGCGCTTCTGCGCCGGCTACCTGCACCAGGTGCAGGGCACGCTGCGCATGGTGGAGTTGTATGCGCCTGCGATGGTCGCCGAAGAGCTGGAACTGCTCGCCAAGGCGTTGCAGGAAGGTGGCGTGGCCGACCGTGACGAAGCCTGCTCCACCTTGATGCGCGGCGCGGTGCTGCTGCCGGACTATCTGGAGCGGCTGCAGGACGGTCACCGCGACATTCCCATCGTGCTGCTGCCGTTGCTCAACGAGATCCGCGCGTCGCGTGGCGCATCGGGCCTCAACGAAAGCATGCTGTTCCCGCCGGGTGCCCGCGACGACGTGACGCCCAGCGAGGCCGAGATCGACCACGCACGCAGCAGCCTCAGTGGTCGCAATCGTGAACTGCTCGACACCGTCGGCAATGCGGTCAAGGAAGAGCTCCTGCGCGTGAAGGACGCGCTGGACCTGCACCTGCGCACCGGCAGCGAGGCGCGCGAACTCGAATCGCAGGTCGCCGAGCTCGGCAATGTGGCCGACACGCTGGGCATGATGGGCCTGGGCGTGGCGCGCGACGTGGTGATGCAGCAGCGCGACACGCTGCGCGAAGTCGTGGCGGGCGCCCGCCCTGCGGACGAAGGCACGCTGCTCGATGTCGCCGGCGCACTGCTGTACGTCGATGCCTCGCTGGATGACCAGGTCGCGCACCTTGGCAGCGCTGGCGATGCGGCACCCGATCCCAGCACCGCCGAATCGCAACGCACGGTCGAAGTGCTGGCGCAGGAGGCCATCATCAATTTCGCCGGTGCGCGCGAGCGTTTCGTCGCGTTCATCGAAACCAACTGGGACCATGGCGAACTCACCGACGTGCCGCGCCTGCTGGACGAGGTCGCGGGCGCGCTGCGCATGCTCGAACTGGCGCAGGCGGGCGATTACGTCATCGGTGTGCGCCGCTATGTCAGCGGTGAGCTGATCGGCAAGAAGCGCGTGCCCGGTGGCCAGCAACTGGACACCCTGGCCGATGCGATGGCCAGCCTCGAGTACTACCTTGAAGCCTTGCGCGAGCGGCGCCCGAATCGCGAGGACATCCTCGAGATCACCCGCGGCAGCCTGGAAGCGTTGCGCTACTGGCCGTTGCCGCCCGAAGCGCCTGCGGTCGAAGAAGCAGCCTCGCCAGCCGCTGTGGCGCCCGTCGCTGCGCCCATTGCCGAAGTGCCCGTTGTTGATGCGCCGGCGGCCGGCGGAGTGCCTGTCCCCGTAGAGGAAACGCCCGCGCCAGTCTCGTTCGCCGGGCTGTCGCTGGAGCCGATCGACACCGCACCCGCCGTGTCTTCGCCCGGCAGCGCCAATCCGTTCGATCCGGTCGGCTTCGAAGAAGCAGACGGTGATGCCGAGGCGGCCTCGCCGGTGTCCGTGCCGGAAGAGGCGATCGCGCCCGTCGTGGAAGCCGGCGATGCGCCTGTTGCCGGGGATCGCATCGAAACGGCCGCGGACGTGTCCGAGGCGGCGTCTGACATCGCCGGTATCGATGCCGATACCGATGCACTCCCGGATCTGCGCCACGAGATTGCCGCTGCGGCGGCCGCGCTGCCCGCGGCGGGCGTCATGGGCGGCTTCGATGGCGATGCGACCGATATCGACGACGAGATCCGCGACGTTTTCCTCGAGGAGTTCGACGAGGAAATCGTCAACCTGCGCCAGCTGCTGCCGGCCTGGCGCAGCAACCCCGAAGATTTCGATCGCCTGCGCCCGATCCGCCGCGTGTTCCATACCCTGAAGGGCAGCGGACGCCTGGTGGGTGCAAAGACGCTGGGCGAATTCAGCTGGAAGGTCGAGAACATGCTGAACCGGGTGCTCGACCGCACGCGTGCGCCGAGCCATGCGGTCGAAGTCCTGCTGGAGCAGGCCTGCGACGCATTGCCGCAACTCAACGCCGCGCTGCGCGGCCAGGGCAGCGTGACGGCCGACTTGGCCGGCCTGCAGGACGTGGCGGATCGCCTGGCCGCGGGCGAAGAGGCGTACTACAGCGCACAACCGACCGTGCTGGACGAGGAAGCGGACTTCATCGAGCCGACGTTGGCGCAGACGGCCGCGCCCGTGGTCGAAGACGTGCCTGCGGTGTTCGAACCCGAAACCGAAGGCACGCCGGCGTCCGTCGACGCGGTGCTGCGCGAGATCCTGGAAACCGAAGTCGACAACCACCTCGATACGGTCGATACCTGGCTGCAGAAGGCCCAGGTGGAGGCCACGCCGGTCACGGAAGAACTGTTGCGCGCCGTGCACACCATGAATGGTGCGCTGGCGATGGCGGACGTACCGGAAATCACCGATGTCACCTCGTCGGCGGAGCAGTACGTCAAACGCCTGCTGTCGGCGGTCGAAACACCGACGCCCGAGGGCGTGGCCGCGCTGGCCGACACCGCGCAGGCGATCCGCCGCAGCATCGCGGCCCTGCAGGCCCCGTCGCCGCGCATCCCGGTATTCGCGGCGCTGGCAGGCCAGCTCGCCGCGCTGCGCGACAGCCTGCCCGACCTGCGCCACGGCGCCCAGATCGTGGATGACGCACACCAGGGCACTTATGTCGGGCAGATGCCGACGATCGCACCGCCGGTCGCGCCGTCCGACATCGAACTCTCCGCGCTGGACCTGTCCGCGTATCTCGACGATGCCGCCAACGGCGCGGGCGATCCTGCCGCGACCAGGACGACGGACGACGTCACGCCGGAAGTACCGGCCGTCGAAGCGGCCGATGCTGCATCCGGCGCCGCGATGCCTGCGGAGGAATCCACCACGGTGGACCTGGGGCAGCCCGCATCGCAGGGCGTGACGTTCTACGACATCGACTACCGCATCCTGCCTCGCGCACGGCAATCGGAAGTCGGACACGCGACGCCGCCGGCAGAGGTGGGCGAAGACGTTCATGCCGGGGTGGCGGATGGCGCCATGATCGACATGGAGTCCTCCTCCGTTGCCGACGCATCGACGGAAGCCTCCATGGAGGCGCAGGAAGAAGACGCATTCGCCGCGCCGATCGATGACGCCCTGGTGGTGGACGCCGATCTGCCCGCGTTCCTGGTCGAAACCGATGCTGTCGCGGCCGACACGACCCCCGTTCTCGACGACGCGAACGAGGATGTGGCGGACGCTGAATCCGCCGCACGCGAGGATGACATCCCTGACGCGAACGAGCCCGCTGACGTTCCGGCGGCGGATGTTCTGGAAGCCGGTGAGCCTGATCCGGCGGAAGTGCCGGGCGACGTGGCCGCTACCGTCGACGCCTCCGATGAGGTGCCGTCCGATGTCGATGCCGCGGATGCGCCGGCGGCGACGCTGGATCACGAAGTCGTTGTCGATGATGCAGCACTGTCTGTCGTCGAAGAGCGGGATGCCGCAGAGCAACGCGCCGAGGCCCCTGCAGTCGAGGGTATCTCCCTCGAAGAAGCGGCGACCGAAGCGCCTGCCGACGGGGCGACCGGTTTCGATGCCGTCGTGGAAGAACCGTCGGTGGACGATGCCGTCGCGGTGGAGTACATGCCTGTCGAAGACGTCGTTGAGCCGGTTGAAGCAGCGGAAGACGCGGAAGCCCTCGAAGCTGCCGTACAAGCGCCGTCCGATGTCGTCGCCTCCGTGGAAGCCGAGGAGTCTGCCGTGACCAGTGCACCCGCCGACATGCCGGAGCCGGAAGAGGCCCTCGACCTGACCGGGCTCGACCTGGACCTGGTCGAGATCTTCATCGAGGAAGGCAACGACCTGCTCGACCACTCCGACGATCTGATCGCCAAGTTGCGCGACACGCCGGAAGACCGCGCGCTGGTCATCGGCCTGCAGCGCGACCTGCATACGCTTAAGGGTGGCGCCCGCATGGCCGGCATCCACGCCGTGGGCGACCTGGGCCATGCGATCGAATCGATGCTGGAATCGATCGCCGGCCAGCGCACCGAGCTGGACCGTCGCGCCATCCAGTTGCTGGAGCGCGGCTTCGACGCGCTGCACGCCCAGCTTGCCCGCGTCACCGCGCGTCGCGCCGTCGCCATTCCGGACGGCATGATCGCCGAGTTCAATGCCCGTGCCCGCGGCATCGAACTGCCTGATGCGCCGACGGCAGCCGATGCATCCACCGTCCCGGTCGAACTGGCGCCACTGTCGGCGCCGATCGAAACCGACGTGGCGGCCCCGGTGGAAGAAGAGTTCTTCCCGATGGGCCAGCAGGAGCAGGTGCGCGTGCGCGCGGACCTGCTGGATCGCCTGGTCAACAACGCCGGCGAAGTCGCGATCTACCGTGCCCGCCTGGAGCAGCAGCTGGGTGCGTTCCGCGGCGCGATGGCCGAACTGGACCGCACCAACATCCGTATGCACGACCAGTTGCGTCGTCTCGATCTGGAGACGGAGGCACAGATCGTCGCCCGCTACCAGCGCGAGCACGACAAGCAGGACCCGACGTTCGATCCGCTGGAACTGGACCGCTTCTCCACGCTGCAGCAGCTCAGCCGCGCGCTGGCCGAATCGGCGGCCGACATCAGCGGCCTGCAGGGCGTGCTCGACGACCTGGCGCGCCAGTACGACGGCCTGCTGCAACAGCAGTCGCGCGTGAGTTCGGAGCTTCAGGATGGCCTGATGCGCGCGCGCATGCTGCCGTTCGAAGGCATCGTGCCGCGCCTGCGCCGCGTGCTGAGGCAGGCCGCCACCGAGACGCACAAGCAGGTCAGCCTGCAGTTCTCCGGAACGCACGGCGAAATGGATCGCAACGTGCTGGACCGCATGACCGCGCCGCTGGAGCACCTGCTGCGCAACTCCGTCGCGCACGGGCTGGAATCTCCCAAGGAACGCCGCAAGGCGGGCAAGCCGGAAGAAGGCACCGTGCACGTGGCGCTGCGCCGGGAAGGCTCGGAAATGGTGCTGGAGGTGTCCGACGACGGCGCCGGCCTCAACCGCGATGCCATCCGCAAGCGCGCCGAACAGCGAGGCCTGCTGCAGCCGGGCGCAGTGCTGCCCGACAGCGCGCTGGACCGCCTGATCCTGGAGCCGGGGTTCAGCACCTACGACCAGGTCAGCCAGTTGGCGGGCCGTGGCGTGGGCATGGACGTGGTGTACAACGAAGTGCGCCAGCTGGGTGGCTCGCTGGAAATCAATTCGGTGCCTGGCAAGGGCGCGACCTTCACCCTGCGCCTGCCGCAGACGCTGGCGGTCAGCCAGGCCGTGTTCGTGCAGATCGGCGAAACGCAGTTCGCGGTGCCCGTGGCGGCGGTCAGCGGCATCGGTCGCATCAGCCACGCCCGCTTCAGTGCAGGGGCTGGCAGCTACCACTACGCCGGCGAGGATTATCCGCTCTACAACCTGGGCCACCTGGTGGGACAGGGGCCGGCCAAGGCGGAGGGCCAGCCGCAGGTGCCGCTGTTGCTGGTGCGCGCGGGCGATCTGCGCGCCGCCGTCGCGGTCGACCAGGTGCTCGGCAACCGCGAGATCGTGGTCAAGCCGGTGGGGCCGCAGATCGCGTCCATCCCCGGCATCTACGGTGCCACGATCACCGGCGACGGCAGCGTGGTGGTGATCCTGGATGCCGCGCCGCTGGTGCGCCGCCACCTGGCGCAGCCACAGCAGCCGACCCAGCAGGTCGCCGCGGTCGAACAGCGCCGCGTGCCGTTGGTGATGGTGGTCGACGACTCGCTGACCATGCGCAAGGTGACCAGCCGCGTGCTGGAACGCCACAACTTCGAAGTCAGCGCCGCGCGCGATGGCGTCGAAGCGCTGGAGAAACTGGAAGAGCGCGTGCCCGACCTGATGCTGCTCGACATCGAGATGCCGCGCATGGACGGTTACGAGCTGGCCACCGCGATGAAGGCCGATCCGCGTTTCAAGGACGTGCCCATCGTGATGATCACCTCGCGTACCGGCGACAAGCATCGCCAGCGCGCCTTCGATATCGGCGTGCAGCGCTACCTGGGCAAGCCGTACCAGGAGCTCGACCTGATGCGCAACGTCTACGACCTGCTGGGAATCGCCCGTGTCCGTGAGTGA